In one Halosimplex halophilum genomic region, the following are encoded:
- the eno gene encoding phosphopyruvate hydratase — MTLVTDVRLRRVLDSRGNPTVEADVLTEEGGFGRAAAPSGASTGEYEAIELPASEAIAAAREDAVPRLVGEVHAGNQREVDAALHAADGTDDFSGIGANSAVAISMAAAKAGASVTGAPLYQHLGGTFRGNTFPVPLGNIVGGGEHAADATDIQEFLAAPVGAPSVSEAIFANAAVHQKVHDILMERDEPAGKGDEGAWAPSIDDAEAFEIMDEATKAVADEVGFEIRFGLDVAAAEMYDEEEGGYVYSDQVRSTEEQVEYIADLVAEYDLKYVEDPLDEDDYEGFADLTDRVGDRTLVCGDDLFVTNTDRLGDGIQQGAANSILIKPNQIGTLSDAFDAIELAVENAYGHVVSHRSGETEDTTIAHLAVATDAPFIKTGAVAGERTAKLNELIRIEDNAV, encoded by the coding sequence ATGACGCTCGTCACCGACGTTCGACTGCGTCGCGTGCTCGACTCGCGGGGCAACCCGACGGTCGAGGCGGACGTGCTCACCGAGGAGGGCGGCTTCGGCCGCGCGGCCGCGCCGAGCGGCGCCTCCACGGGCGAGTACGAGGCCATCGAGCTGCCGGCCAGCGAGGCCATCGCCGCCGCCCGCGAGGACGCCGTCCCCCGACTCGTCGGGGAGGTCCACGCGGGCAACCAGCGCGAGGTCGACGCGGCACTGCACGCCGCGGACGGCACCGACGACTTCTCGGGCATCGGCGCCAACAGCGCGGTCGCCATCTCGATGGCCGCCGCGAAGGCCGGCGCCAGCGTGACCGGCGCCCCCCTCTATCAGCACCTCGGCGGGACCTTCCGCGGGAACACCTTCCCGGTCCCGCTGGGCAACATCGTCGGCGGCGGCGAACACGCCGCCGACGCGACGGACATCCAGGAGTTCCTCGCAGCGCCCGTCGGGGCGCCCTCCGTGTCGGAGGCCATCTTCGCCAACGCCGCGGTCCACCAGAAGGTCCACGACATCCTGATGGAGCGCGACGAGCCCGCGGGCAAGGGCGACGAGGGCGCGTGGGCCCCCTCCATCGACGACGCCGAAGCCTTCGAGATCATGGACGAGGCGACGAAGGCCGTCGCCGACGAGGTCGGCTTCGAGATCCGCTTCGGCCTCGACGTGGCCGCCGCGGAGATGTACGACGAGGAGGAGGGCGGCTACGTCTACTCCGACCAGGTCCGCTCCACCGAGGAGCAGGTCGAGTACATCGCCGACCTCGTCGCCGAGTACGACCTCAAGTACGTCGAGGACCCCCTCGACGAGGACGACTACGAGGGCTTCGCCGACCTCACCGATAGGGTCGGCGACCGGACGCTGGTCTGTGGCGACGACCTGTTCGTGACCAACACGGACCGGCTGGGCGACGGCATCCAGCAGGGTGCGGCCAACAGCATCCTGATCAAGCCCAACCAGATCGGGACGCTGTCGGACGCGTTCGACGCCATCGAACTGGCCGTCGAGAACGCCTACGGACACGTGGTCTCCCACCGCAGCGGCGAGACGGAGGACACGACGATCGCACACCTCGCAGTCGCGACGGACGCCCCGTTCATCAAGACGGGCGCGGTCGCGGGCGAGCGCACTGCCAAGCTGAACGAACTCATCCGAATCGAGGACAACGCAGTATGA
- a CDS encoding DNA-directed RNA polymerase subunit K — translation MSQSYNRYEKARIIGARALQVAYGAPVLVDTEQTQPILIAAEEYDAGVLPFTVRRGEQ, via the coding sequence ATGAGCCAGTCGTACAACCGCTACGAGAAGGCCCGCATCATCGGCGCGCGAGCGCTGCAGGTGGCCTACGGGGCGCCCGTCCTCGTGGACACCGAGCAGACCCAGCCCATCCTGATCGCCGCCGAGGAGTACGACGCGGGCGTGCTCCCCTTCACCGTGCGGCGGGGTGAGCAATGA
- a CDS encoding DNA-directed RNA polymerase subunit N, with amino-acid sequence MMVPVRCFTCGNVVGEHWEEFKARTREADDPEDPEKVLDELGVERHCCRRMLVSHKDLVDIVAPYQ; translated from the coding sequence ATGATGGTCCCGGTCCGGTGTTTCACGTGCGGCAACGTCGTCGGCGAGCACTGGGAGGAGTTCAAGGCCCGCACCCGCGAGGCCGACGACCCCGAGGACCCCGAGAAGGTCCTCGACGAGCTGGGCGTCGAGCGGCACTGCTGCCGGCGGATGCTCGTCTCGCACAAGGACCTGGTCGACATCGTCGCCCCCTACCAATGA